The proteins below come from a single Octopus sinensis linkage group LG10, ASM634580v1, whole genome shotgun sequence genomic window:
- the LOC115216517 gene encoding cartilage matrix protein-like has product MRISTLLLNIIGVVILTVQHGSSVPTTVSVQDCGTTKVDMMFLVDASSSMSQAEFQKELNFVKQIVSDSVVGPDNVQVSLVTFSTHVHKEFGLKHYKTKADVLAAISKVTQRGGITMTNLGLDYIRNNINKISHGARRDAKQVLIVITDGASTNVQATKLAASRIHNTGIDVFAIGVGRGIHHDELNNIASVQGNIFQVNDFNALKTIEGIVKKKACATVAPRCGAEPTDILFLLDSSGSVKIAHFREALNFVSQFVADSIIGSHSLQVGVITFSTKVRNQIPLNKYSDKDALIKAIKAVKYDHGLTLTAKGLHFVRTEGFSAKNGGRSNATQILVVLTDGNSNQAFQTIRESKLIHLTHIKIFSIGVGTHIARKELEMISSDKKKNVFMVKDYEALRTIEAQLKNTICATTPPPPVCGVTPTDIIFLLDSSGSISNANFDLQLSFLRKFVNSSIIGSNTTQIGLVLFASNVRNRFNMNVYHDKKSLINAIWTVKRISGSTKTAEGLKYVRTNSLVHGSRKNAQHVVVVITDGQSDSKTATKSEAALIHKLPHTTVISIGVGQSVDRGELENIASDNKHVFMVNEFSTLKKITSELFRAAC; this is encoded by the exons aCTGTGGAACCACAAAAGTTGACATGATGTTTCTGGTGGACGCTTCTTCCAGTATGTCACAAGCAGAGTTTCAGAAAGAATTGAACTTTGTGAAACAGATTGTCAGTGACTCAGTTGTTGGCCCCGATAACGTTCAAGTGAGCTTAGTCACTTTTAGTACTCATGTGCACAAAGAATTCGGCTTAAAGCACTACAAGACGAAAGCCGACGTTCTGGCCGCAATTAGCAAG GTTACTCAGAGAGGTGGTATAACAATGACAAACCTCGGTCTTGACTATATtcgaaacaacatcaacaaaatctCACATGGGGCTCGAAGAGATGCTAAACAAGTTCTCATCGTTATAACGGACGGTGCTTCGACGAATGTTCAAGCGACTAAATTGGCTGCCAGCCGCATCCATAATACTGGTATCGACGTGTTCGCCATTGGAGTTGGACGAGGAATTCATCATGATGAACTCAACAATATCGCTTCTGTGCAAGGCAATATTTTCCAAGTAAACGACTTCAACGCCCTGAAGACAATTGAAGGAATTGTCAAGAAGAAGGCTTGCGCTACTGTTGCTCCCA gaTGTGGTGCTGAACCAACTGACATCCTCTTCTTGCTAGATAGCTCTGGCAGCGTGAAGATTGCCCATTTTAGAGAAGCTTTAAATTTCGTCAGCCAGTTTGTGGCTGATTCAATCATCGGATCTCATAGCCTTCAGGTTGGTGTCATAACGTTCTCAACAAAAGTCAGGAACCAAATTCCATTGAACAAATACAGCGACAAAGATGCTTTGATAAAAGCAATCAAAGCTGTGAAGTATGACCATGGTTTGACCTTGACTGCCAAAGGGCTTCATTTCGTTAGAACAGAAGGATTTAGTGCTAAAAATGGAGGGCGATCAAACGCTACACAGATCTTGGTGGTTCTGACCGACGGAAACTCCAATCAGGCGTTCCAGACAATACGAGAATCCAAACTTATCCACTTGACACATATTAAGATATTTTCCATTGGAGTCGGAACCCATATTGCCAGGAAGGAGTTAGAGATGATTTCTTCTGACAAAAAGAAGAACGTTTTCATGGTGAAAGATTATGAAGCTTTGAGAACCATAGAAGCTCAATTAAAGAATACAATTTGTGCCACTACACCTCCACCACCAG TTTGTGGAGTGACCCCTACCGACATTATTTTTCTCCTAGACTCTTCCGGAAGTATCTCAAATGCAAATTTCGATCTTCAACTCAGTTTTCTCAGAAAATTTGTAAACAGCTCCATAATCGGTAGTAATACAACCCAAATCGGTTTAGTACTTTTCGCTTCTAATGTTCGCAACCGATTTAACATGAACGTCTATCACGACAAAAAATCTTTAATTAATGCCATCTGGACTGTTAAAAGAATATCAGGAAGCACAAAAACCGCAGAAGGGCTGAAATATGTTCGCACTAACAGCTTAGTACACGGTTCAAGGAAGAACGCTCAACACGTTGTAGTAGTCATTACAGATGGTCAGTCAGATAGCAAGACAGCAACCAAATCTGAAGCTGCTCTTATACATAAACTCCCACATACAACTGTTATTTCTATTGGTGTCGGTCAGTCTGTGGATAGAGGAGAACTTGAAAACATCGCATCTGATaacaaacatgttttcatggttAATGAATTTAGCACATTGAAGAAGATCACCTCAGAACTGTTCCGAGCCGCATGttaa